In Felis catus isolate Fca126 chromosome A2, F.catus_Fca126_mat1.0, whole genome shotgun sequence, the following proteins share a genomic window:
- the RBSN gene encoding rabenosyn-5 isoform X1 has translation MASLDDPGEVREGFLCPLCLKDLQSFCQLQSHYEEEHSGEDRDVKGQIKSLVQKAKKAKNRLLKREGDDRAESGTQGYESFSYGGVDPYMWEPQELGAVRSHLSDFKKHRAARIDHYVVEVNKLIIRLEKLTAFDRTNTESAKIRAIEKSVVPWVNDQDVPFCPDCGNKFSIRNRRHHCRLCGSIMCKKCMELISLPFANKLTSASKDSLSTHTSPSQSPNSVHGSRRGSISSVSSVSSVLDEKDDDRIRCCTHCKDTLLKREQQIDEKEHTPDIVKLYEKLRLCMEKVDQKAPEYIRMAASLNAGETTYSLEHAGDLRIEVQKVYELIDALSKKILTLGLNQDPPPHPNTLRLQRMIRYSATLFVQEKLLGLMSLPTREQFEELKKKRKQEMERKRILERQAALESQRRLKERRSDLAPRTANGEVASLRGGPAPLRKAEGWLPLSGGQGQSEDSDPLLQQIHNITSFIRQARAAGRADEVRTLQENLRQLQDEYDQQQTEKAIELSRRQAEEEDLQREQLQMLREREWEREREQFQAASLHTRTRSLDFREIRPFQLEPGREPRTHLAYALDLGSSPVQSSAAQKTPSPVSALEPVRVWSGPPALGQEPLPQSTVSQQSELASLNPFEEEDPSSPTADGTTSPPAAEPASGPSACVLKEYNPFEEEEEEAVAGNPFTNPDSPAPNPFDEEDEYPCPRPSSPPVPGNPFEEATCTNPFEMDSDSGPEGEEPIEEELLLQQIDNIKAYIFDAKQCGRLDEVELLTENLRELKRTLAKQKGGTD, from the exons ATGGCTTCTCTGGATGACCCTGGggaagtcagggagggcttcctttGCCCTTTGTGCCTGAAGGACCTGCAGTCCTTCTGTCAGCTTCAGTCACATTATGAGGAAGAGCACTCTGGGGAAGACCGTGATGTCAAAGGGCAAATTAAAA GTCTTGTCCAGAAGGCTAAGAAAGCCAAGAACAGGCTGTTGAAACGAGAAGGAGATGACCGAGCAGAATCGGGGACACAGGGCTATGAGTCTTTCAGCTATGGAGGGGTTGACCCTTACATGTGGGAACCCCAGGAACTTG GTGCTGTGAGAAGCCATCTTTCCGACTTCAAAAAACACCGAGCTGCCAGAATTGACCACTATGTTGTTGAAGTCAATAAATTAATAATCAGGTTAGAGAAg CTCACTGCATTTGACAGAACGAATACTGAGTCTGCTAAGATACGAG CAATAGAAAAGTCAGTGGTGCCTTGGGTCAACGACCAGGATGTTCCTTTCTGTCCAGACTGTGGGAATAAGTTCAGCATCCGTAACCGCCGCCACCACTGCCGGCTCTGTGGGTCTATTATGTGCAAGAAGTGTATGGAACTCATCAGTCTCCCTTTTGCAA ATAAGCTTACCAGTGCCAGCAAGGATTCCCTGAGCACCCACACCAGCCCCAGCCAGTCACCCAACAGTGTCCATGGCTCCCGCCGGGGCAGTATCAGCAGCGTGAGCAGTGTAAGCTCTGTCCTGGATGAAAAGGATGACGACCGGATCCGCTGCTGTACACACTGCAAGGACACGCTACTGAAGAGAGAGCAGCAGATTGATGAGAAGGAGCACACCCCCGACATTGTAAAGCTGTATGAG AAATTACGACTTTGCATGGAGAAAGTTGACCAAAAAGCTCCTGAATACATCAGGATGGCAGCATCATTAAA TGCTGGGGAGACCACCTACAGTCTGGAACATGCCGGTGACCTTCGAATAGAAGTGCAGAAAGTGTATGAGCTCATAGATGCTTTAAG TAAGAAGATCTTAACCTTGGGCTTGAACCAGGACCCTCCACCACATCCAAACACTTTGCGGCTGCAGAGGATGATCAGATACTCAGCTACGCTTTTTGTGCAG GAAAAGTTGCTTGGTTTGATGTCACTGCCAACCAGAGAACAGTTTGaggaactgaaaaagaaaaggaagcaggaaatgGAGAGGAAGAGGATCCTGGAGAGACAG GCTGCCCTGGAATCCCAGCGAAGGCTTAAGGAACGGCGGAGTGACCTGGCGCCTCGTACGGCTAATGGGGAGGTGGCGTCCCTTCGAGGGGGGCCTGCCCCCCTGAGAAAGGCTGAGGGCTGGCTCCCGCTGTCTGGAGGTCAGGGGCAGAGCGAAGACTCAGACCCCCTCCTCCAGCAGATCCACAACATCACATCATTCATCAGGCAGGCCAGGGCCGCTGGGCGGGCGGACGAGGTGCGCACGCTGCAGGAGAATCTGCGGCAGCTGCAGGACGAGTACGACCAGCAGCAGACAGAGAAGGCCATCGAGCTGTCCCGGAGGCAGGCCGAGGAGGAGGACCTGCAGCGCGAACAGCTGCAGATGCTGCGTGAGCGGGAGTGGGAACGAGAGCGGGAGCAGTTCCAGGCCGCATCCCTACACACACGGACTCGGTCCCTGGACTTCCGAGAAATCCGGCCTTTCCAGCTGGAGCCTGGCAGGGAGCCTCGCACCCACCTTGCTTATGCTTTGGATCTAGGCTCTTCCCCAGTTCAGAGCAGTGCAGCTCAGAAGACTCCTTCGCCCGTCTCAGCTCTCGAGCCAGTCAGAGTGTGGTCTGGGCCCCCAGCCCTTGGCCAGGAACCCCTCCCCCAGAGCACCGTGTCACAGCAGAGTGAGCTGGCCTCTCTAAACCCCTTCGAGGAGGAAGACCCCTCCAGCCCCACAGCAGACGGCACTACCAGCCCTCCGGCTGCAGAGCCTGCCTCTGGCCCTTCAGCCTGTGTCCTCAAAGAATACAATCCttttgaggaagaagaggaggaggccgTAGCAGGGAATCCCTTCACTAACCCAGACAGTCCAGCGCCCAACCCCTTCGATGAGGAAGATGAGTATCCCTGCCCGAGGCCCTCAAGCCCTCCTGTTCCTGGCAACCCGTTTGAGGAGGCCACCTGTACCAACCCCTTTGAGATGGACAGTGACAGTGGGCCAGAGGGCGAGGAGCCCATAGAGGAGGAGCTCCTTCTCCAGCAGATTGATAACATCAAGGCGTACATTTTTGATGCCAAGCAGTGTGGCCGCCTGGATGAGGTGGAGTTGCTGACAGAGAACCTGAGGGAGCTGAAGCGCACCCTGGCTAAACAGAAGGGGGGCACTGACTGA
- the RBSN gene encoding rabenosyn-5 isoform X2, with protein MTEQNRGHRAMSLSAMEGLTLTCGNPRNLLTAFDRTNTESAKIRAIEKSVVPWVNDQDVPFCPDCGNKFSIRNRRHHCRLCGSIMCKKCMELISLPFANKLTSASKDSLSTHTSPSQSPNSVHGSRRGSISSVSSVSSVLDEKDDDRIRCCTHCKDTLLKREQQIDEKEHTPDIVKLYEKLRLCMEKVDQKAPEYIRMAASLNAGETTYSLEHAGDLRIEVQKVYELIDALSKKILTLGLNQDPPPHPNTLRLQRMIRYSATLFVQEKLLGLMSLPTREQFEELKKKRKQEMERKRILERQAALESQRRLKERRSDLAPRTANGEVASLRGGPAPLRKAEGWLPLSGGQGQSEDSDPLLQQIHNITSFIRQARAAGRADEVRTLQENLRQLQDEYDQQQTEKAIELSRRQAEEEDLQREQLQMLREREWEREREQFQAASLHTRTRSLDFREIRPFQLEPGREPRTHLAYALDLGSSPVQSSAAQKTPSPVSALEPVRVWSGPPALGQEPLPQSTVSQQSELASLNPFEEEDPSSPTADGTTSPPAAEPASGPSACVLKEYNPFEEEEEEAVAGNPFTNPDSPAPNPFDEEDEYPCPRPSSPPVPGNPFEEATCTNPFEMDSDSGPEGEEPIEEELLLQQIDNIKAYIFDAKQCGRLDEVELLTENLRELKRTLAKQKGGTD; from the exons ATGACCGAGCAGAATCGGGGACACAGGGCTATGAGTCTTTCAGCTATGGAGGGGTTGACCCTTACATGTGGGAACCCCAGGAACTTG CTCACTGCATTTGACAGAACGAATACTGAGTCTGCTAAGATACGAG CAATAGAAAAGTCAGTGGTGCCTTGGGTCAACGACCAGGATGTTCCTTTCTGTCCAGACTGTGGGAATAAGTTCAGCATCCGTAACCGCCGCCACCACTGCCGGCTCTGTGGGTCTATTATGTGCAAGAAGTGTATGGAACTCATCAGTCTCCCTTTTGCAA ATAAGCTTACCAGTGCCAGCAAGGATTCCCTGAGCACCCACACCAGCCCCAGCCAGTCACCCAACAGTGTCCATGGCTCCCGCCGGGGCAGTATCAGCAGCGTGAGCAGTGTAAGCTCTGTCCTGGATGAAAAGGATGACGACCGGATCCGCTGCTGTACACACTGCAAGGACACGCTACTGAAGAGAGAGCAGCAGATTGATGAGAAGGAGCACACCCCCGACATTGTAAAGCTGTATGAG AAATTACGACTTTGCATGGAGAAAGTTGACCAAAAAGCTCCTGAATACATCAGGATGGCAGCATCATTAAA TGCTGGGGAGACCACCTACAGTCTGGAACATGCCGGTGACCTTCGAATAGAAGTGCAGAAAGTGTATGAGCTCATAGATGCTTTAAG TAAGAAGATCTTAACCTTGGGCTTGAACCAGGACCCTCCACCACATCCAAACACTTTGCGGCTGCAGAGGATGATCAGATACTCAGCTACGCTTTTTGTGCAG GAAAAGTTGCTTGGTTTGATGTCACTGCCAACCAGAGAACAGTTTGaggaactgaaaaagaaaaggaagcaggaaatgGAGAGGAAGAGGATCCTGGAGAGACAG GCTGCCCTGGAATCCCAGCGAAGGCTTAAGGAACGGCGGAGTGACCTGGCGCCTCGTACGGCTAATGGGGAGGTGGCGTCCCTTCGAGGGGGGCCTGCCCCCCTGAGAAAGGCTGAGGGCTGGCTCCCGCTGTCTGGAGGTCAGGGGCAGAGCGAAGACTCAGACCCCCTCCTCCAGCAGATCCACAACATCACATCATTCATCAGGCAGGCCAGGGCCGCTGGGCGGGCGGACGAGGTGCGCACGCTGCAGGAGAATCTGCGGCAGCTGCAGGACGAGTACGACCAGCAGCAGACAGAGAAGGCCATCGAGCTGTCCCGGAGGCAGGCCGAGGAGGAGGACCTGCAGCGCGAACAGCTGCAGATGCTGCGTGAGCGGGAGTGGGAACGAGAGCGGGAGCAGTTCCAGGCCGCATCCCTACACACACGGACTCGGTCCCTGGACTTCCGAGAAATCCGGCCTTTCCAGCTGGAGCCTGGCAGGGAGCCTCGCACCCACCTTGCTTATGCTTTGGATCTAGGCTCTTCCCCAGTTCAGAGCAGTGCAGCTCAGAAGACTCCTTCGCCCGTCTCAGCTCTCGAGCCAGTCAGAGTGTGGTCTGGGCCCCCAGCCCTTGGCCAGGAACCCCTCCCCCAGAGCACCGTGTCACAGCAGAGTGAGCTGGCCTCTCTAAACCCCTTCGAGGAGGAAGACCCCTCCAGCCCCACAGCAGACGGCACTACCAGCCCTCCGGCTGCAGAGCCTGCCTCTGGCCCTTCAGCCTGTGTCCTCAAAGAATACAATCCttttgaggaagaagaggaggaggccgTAGCAGGGAATCCCTTCACTAACCCAGACAGTCCAGCGCCCAACCCCTTCGATGAGGAAGATGAGTATCCCTGCCCGAGGCCCTCAAGCCCTCCTGTTCCTGGCAACCCGTTTGAGGAGGCCACCTGTACCAACCCCTTTGAGATGGACAGTGACAGTGGGCCAGAGGGCGAGGAGCCCATAGAGGAGGAGCTCCTTCTCCAGCAGATTGATAACATCAAGGCGTACATTTTTGATGCCAAGCAGTGTGGCCGCCTGGATGAGGTGGAGTTGCTGACAGAGAACCTGAGGGAGCTGAAGCGCACCCTGGCTAAACAGAAGGGGGGCACTGACTGA